A genomic window from Streptomyces sp. NBC_01429 includes:
- a CDS encoding PPOX class F420-dependent oxidoreductase: MTQFSEAERAYLKTQRLGRMATVDPKGQPQANPVAFYPQDDGTLLIGGFALGTTKKWRNLQANPRVALVVDDIVSTEPWAVRGVDIRGEAELLIGPHDLGELLSEELIRIHPRKIQSWGLDGVSP; the protein is encoded by the coding sequence ATGACCCAATTCAGTGAGGCCGAGCGCGCGTATCTGAAGACCCAGCGGCTGGGGCGGATGGCGACCGTCGACCCCAAGGGGCAGCCGCAGGCCAACCCGGTCGCGTTCTACCCGCAGGACGACGGAACCCTCCTGATCGGTGGTTTCGCCCTGGGGACCACCAAGAAGTGGCGCAACCTCCAGGCAAACCCCCGGGTGGCGCTCGTCGTGGACGACATCGTGAGCACCGAACCGTGGGCGGTACGCGGAGTGGACATCCGGGGTGAGGCCGAGCTGTTGATCGGCCCGCACGATCTCGGTGAGCTGCTCAGCGAGGAACTGATCCGCATTCACCCCCGCAAGATCCAGAGCTGGGGCCTGGACGGCGTGAGCCCGTAG